A stretch of Channa argus isolate prfri chromosome 16, Channa argus male v1.0, whole genome shotgun sequence DNA encodes these proteins:
- the LOC137101146 gene encoding formin-like isoform X1: MAPAMEGTHTILLLHAPIHELSNISLYFPNRRAQSFKYKSRTPHSERPGNDHDWGKQDHAVSEQRGQSSDPSDKLLNSQRATKEAVAELCWLAAEHHQLLADLLSLCRDCTIKVSMGNQDGKLQEYIEGQEVHLGGQVISSGNYPLSVSPEHKKGTSKSKKLKKLGAQKVDSSEGFLHNKMIKKVLYGTSSAEPPVQNCMSTSTASVEDQTPVPRASVSVSECPVTGSYVSGDSNPILPMEEPFQITRDGWDFIADKRTFDPDVDFCSGFSECEGELGYESFSCSLMEGLTRRESGSNLRPIKRFDPPVESLSEKASSVKTAQQLFDEISQRNAGVRVVAKVQDVEGRVQHVNHSSPDRSRPTMPHPGTISCYQDYREWRGPNRDHLLGVSSENTGNKLSEGLQLPLSNTINPSALAKSHIRSPTSPSLAGVFNSSFPASNSLQSMSPILSPLSSKQASPQLNHRIVLLSDKDVDPGRDSSSNTDEPRIFTEVMDKNGNKRTVTSLDLKLSSRCLSNSKWTSSSNSTTTEDSLLRQDDIWVLDGDDPQEPLSSVQRPDHLDFLRITPPEDDIIGETPYYPKLECTTEVTSPADSEDRTPGRLQAVWPPPKPKDEEEKVGLKYTEAEHQAALLQLKRECKEELERMHADFELRIFQLRGEHAVSVSKLEETIAKLQSNRSYNAGQGCAEVRHAAVSTADDPLPKTSRTVSVQTDRETFIKTAEGNGCGLAQSPGQNIPKKLNLDSIGLNLKSEESPGPCGPPPPPPPPLPGLLGPPPPPPPPPPPLPGCVGAPPPPPPPLIPGGGPPPPPPPPPPPGLPGGGPPPPPPPPGSGPPPPPPMGGFGFGQKLDKAPRKPAIEPACPMKPLYWNRIQIQDNNNNTLWGSLEEPNIINTNEFEDLFSKATIQPKKKPLLETYEKKAKAKKIIKLLDGKRSQAVGILLSSLHLEMKDIQQAVLTVDNSVVDLETIEALYENRATSDEMDKIMKHYESSKEDEVKLLDKPEQFLYELSQIPDFAGRAHCIIFRTVFLDTISSIRRKVQIISNVCKELLECSKLRDVIGLVLAFGNYMNGGNRTRGQADGFGLEILPKLKDVKSRDNCMNLVDYVVLYYLRNFDKHAGTDKSVFPLPEPQDFFQASQVKFEDLNKDIRKLKKDLSACEKDVQKVCANSSEEHLQPFKEKMETFVSSAQKDHSAEEDLLNATQKRFHPSGGELGQVLWIADVTASFQDMVNYFGVKPKPGEKEVGPSYVFMLWYEFCNDFKNAWIRQSKNISKEKLKEAQENIKKITAEKRVDTKKINANSLKERLRQKEASVSSS, translated from the exons ATGGCACCCGCCATGGAGGGCACACACACCATCTTGCTCCTGCATGCACCCATCCATGAGCTTAGCAACATCAGTCTCTATTTCCCCAATAGGCGGGCCCAAAGCTTCAAGTACAAGAGCCGCACCCCTCATTCAGAAAGGCCCGGTAATGACCATGACTGGGGAAAGCAGGATCACGCAGTGTCTGAACAAAGAGGCCAGTCTTCTGACCCCTCAGACAAACTCCTCAACTCCCAGCGGGCAACAAAGGAGGCTGTTGCAGAGCTCTGCTGGCTGGCAGCAGAGCACCACCAGTTGCTGGCAGATCTCTTATCCCTGTGTAGAGATTGCACCATCAAAGTCAGCATGGGTAACCAGGATGGAAAACTTCAGGAATACATTGAGGGTCAGGAAGTTCATCTTGGAGGTCAGGTCATCAGCAGTGGTAACTATCCTCTCTCAGTTTCTCCAGAGCATAAGAAAGGTACGTCTAAGAGCAAAAAGCTAAAGAAGCTGGGAGCTCAAAAGGTTGACAGTTCTGAAGGTTTTCTGCATAATAAGATGATAAAGAAAGTTTTGTATGGGACTTCATCTGCTGAGCCTCCAGTTCAGAACTGTATGTCCACATCTACAGCTTCAGTAGAGGACCAGACCCCAGTTCCCCGagcctctgtctctgtctctgaatGTCCTGTCACTGGCTCTTATGTCAGTGGAGACAGCAATCCCATCCTGCCAATGGAAGAACCCTTCCAAATCACTCGTGATGGCTGGGACTTTATTGCAGACAAACGGACATTTGACCCCGACGTGGATTTCTGCAGTGGTTTCTCAGAGTGTGAGGGTGAGCTTGGTTATGAGTCATTCTCCTGCAGTCTGATGGAAGGTCTAACCCGACGGGAAAGTGGGAGCAACCTTCGGCCAATAAAAAGGTTTGATCCTCCTGTTGAGTCGTTATCTGAGAAGGCTTCTTCAGTCAAGACTGCTCAGCAGCTCTTTGACGAAATCAGCCAAAGGAATGCAGGAGTGAGGGTAGTGGCCAAAGTGCAGGATGTGGAGGGGAGAGTGCAACATGTAAACCATTCAAGCCCAGACAGGTCAAGGCCCACCATGCCACATCCAGGGACAATTAGTTGCTACCAGGATTATAGAGAGTGGAGAGGCCCCAACAGGGACCACCTGCTGGGAGTCAGTAGTGAAAACACAGGTAACAAGCTCTCTGAGGGGCTACAGCTGCCCCTGTCCAATACTATCAATCCTTCAGCGTTAGCCAAATCCCACATAAGGAGCCCCACTTCACCTTCTCTTGCTGGGGTTTTCAATTCATCCTTCCCTGCTTCAAACAGCCTCCAGAGCATGTCGCCGATCCTGTCCCCTCTGTCCTCCAAGCAGGCAAGCCCACAGCTCAACCACCGCATCGTATTGCTATCAGATAAGGATGTAGACCCCGGTAGAGACAGCTCCAGTAACACAGATGAGCCCAGAATCTTCACAGAGGTCATGGACAAGAACGGCAACAAGCGTACAGTCACTAGCTTGGATCTGAAACTCAGCAGTAGGTGTCTGAGCAACTCCAAATGGACTTCTTCCAGCAACTCAACAACAACAG AGGATTCCCTCTTGCGTCAGGATGATATTTGGGTGCTGGATGGTGATGACCCTCAGGAGCCCCTTTCTTCTGTTCAACGCCCCGATCACTTGGACTTTCTACGAATCACACCACCCGAGGATGACATCATCGGGGAAACACCCTACTATCCCAAGCTGGAGTGCACG ACAGAGGTCACATCACCAGCAGACAGTGAGGACCGGACTCCAGGGCGTCTGCAGGCTGTGTGGCCCCCACCCAAACCTAAAGATGAGGAAGAGAAGGTGGGGCTCAAGTACACGGAGGCAG AGCACCAGGCTGCCCTCTTGCAGCTCAAGAGGGAGTGCAAGGAAGAGCTGGAAAGGATGCAT GCTGACTTTGAGCTTCGAATCTTCCAACTGCGAGGGGAGCATGCTGTGTCAGTGTCTAAGTTAGAAGAAACCATTGCTAAGTTGCAAAGCAACAGGTCATATAATGCAGGTCAGGGGTGTGCTGAGGTTCGCCATGCTGCTGTATCCACTGCAGATGATCCACTACCCAAGACCAGCCGCACTGTGAGCGTCCAGACCGATAGGGAAACCTTCATCAAAACAGCAGAAGGCAACGGCTGTGGGCTGGCTCAAAGCCCCGGCCAGAATATACCGAAAAAACTCAACTTAGACTCTATTGGACTGAATCTAAAAAGTGAAGAATCTCCAGGGCCTTGTGGaccacccccaccacctcctcctccactacCTGGTCTTCTGGGaccgccaccaccaccaccccctcctcctcccccgtTGCCTGGCTGCGTTGGtgcaccacctccacctccaccacctctgATCCCTGGAGGTGGCCCGccacccccaccacctccccctccccctcctggCCTACCTGGAGGTGggccacctcctccacctcctcctccaggcTCTGGCCCACCACCTCCCCCACCTATGGGAGGCTTTGGTTTTGGCCAGAAATTGGACAAGGCCCCAAGGAAGCCTGCCATTGAGCCAGCCTGTCCCATGAAGCCTCTGTACTGGAACAGGATACAGATACAGGACAATAA CAACAACACACTGTGGGGTTCTCTGGAGGAACCAAACATTATCAACACCAATGAGTTTGAGGATCTTTTCTCTAAGGCCACCATACAACCGAAAAAGAAGCCCCTGTTGGAAACCTACGAGAAGAAAGCCAAAGCAAAGAAG ATTATCAAGCTCCTGGATGGGAAGCGTTCACAAGCTGTTGGTATTCTCTTATCAAGTCTGCATCTGGAGATGAAGGATATTCAGCAAG CTGTTCTCACTGTGGACAACTCTGTGGTTGATTTGGAGACAATTGAGGctttatatgaaaat AGGGCCACCAGCGATGAAATGGACAAGATAATGAAACATTATGAAAGTTCAAAAGAAGATGAAGTCAAACTGCTGGACAAACCTGAGca GTTTCTCTATGAGCTCTCCCAGATTCCTGACTTTGCAGGCCGGGCCCACTGCATCATCTTCCGGACAGTGTTTCTTGATACCATCTCCTCCATCCGTCGCAAGGTGCAGATTATCTCAAATGTCTGCAAA gagtTGCTAGAGTGCTCAAAATTGCGGGATGTGATAGGTCTTGTTCTGGCATTTGGGAATTATATGAATGGGGGGAATAGGACTCGAGGACAGGCTGATGGCTTTGGACTGGAAATCCTTCCAAAACTAAAGGATGTCAAGAGCAGG gacAATTGTATGAATCTGGTGGATTATGTGGTTTTATACTACCTGCGTAATTTTGATAAG CATGCTGGGACAGATAAGAGTGTGTTCCCTCTGCCCGAGCCACAGGATTTCTTCCAGGCCTCTCAGGTTAAGTTTGAAGACCTCAACAAGGACATCCGGAAGCTAAAGAAAGACCTGAGTG CTTGTGAGAAGGATGTGCAGAAGGTGTGTGCAAACTCATCAGAGGAACACCTCCAGCCCTTTAAAGAGAAGATGGAGACATTTGTCTCTTCTG
- the LOC137101146 gene encoding formin-like isoform X2, translating into MAPAMEGTHTILLLHAPIHELSNISLYFPNRRAQSFKYKSRTPHSERPGNDHDWGKQDHAVSEQRGQSSDPSDKLLNSQRATKEAVAELCWLAAEHHQLLADLLSLCRDCTIKVSMGNQDGKLQEYIEGQEVHLGGQVISSGNYPLSVSPEHKKGTSKSKKLKKLGAQKVDSSEGFLHNKMIKKVLYGTSSAEPPVQNCMSTSTASVEDQTPVPRASVSVSECPVTGSYVSGDSNPILPMEEPFQITRDGWDFIADKRTFDPDVDFCSGFSECEGELGYESFSCSLMEGLTRRESGSNLRPIKRFDPPVESLSEKASSVKTAQQLFDEISQRNAGVRVVAKVQDVEGRVQHVNHSSPDRSRPTMPHPGTISCYQDYREWRGPNRDHLLGVSSENTGNKLSEGLQLPLSNTINPSALAKSHIRSPTSPSLAGVFNSSFPASNSLQSMSPILSPLSSKQASPQLNHRIVLLSDKDVDPGRDSSSNTDEPRIFTEVMDKNGNKRTVTSLDLKLSSRCLSNSKWTSSSNSTTTEDSLLRQDDIWVLDGDDPQEPLSSVQRPDHLDFLRITPPEDDIIGETPYYPKLECTTEVTSPADSEDRTPGRLQAVWPPPKPKDEEEKVGLKYTEAEHQAALLQLKRECKEELERMHADFELRIFQLRGEHAVSVSKLEETIAKLQSNRSYNAGQGCAEVRHAAVSTADDPLPKTSRTVSVQTDRETFIKTAEGNGCGLAQSPGQNIPKKLNLDSIGLNLKSEESPGPCGPPPPPPPPLPGLLGPPPPPPPPPPPLPGCVGAPPPPPPPLIPGGGPPPPPPPPPPPGLPGGGPPPPPPPPGSGPPPPPPMGGFGFGQKLDKAPRKPAIEPACPMKPLYWNRIQIQDNNNNTLWGSLEEPNIINTNEFEDLFSKATIQPKKKPLLETYEKKAKAKKIIKLLDGKRSQAVGILLSSLHLEMKDIQQAVLTVDNSVVDLETIEALYENRATSDEMDKIMKHYESSKEDEVKLLDKPEQFLYELSQIPDFAGRAHCIIFRTVFLDTISSIRRKVQIISNVCKELLECSKLRDVIGLVLAFGNYMNGGNRTRGQADGFGLEILPKLKDVKSRDNCMNLVDYVVLYYLRNFDKHAGTDKSVFPLPEPQDFFQASQVKFEDLNKDIRKLKKDLSACEKDVQKVCANSSEEHLQPFKEKMETFVSSAQKDHSAEEDLLNATQKSFQDMVNYFGVKPKPGEKEVGPSYVFMLWYEFCNDFKNAWIRQSKNISKEKLKEAQENIKKITAEKRVDTKKINANSLKERLRQKEASVSSS; encoded by the exons ATGGCACCCGCCATGGAGGGCACACACACCATCTTGCTCCTGCATGCACCCATCCATGAGCTTAGCAACATCAGTCTCTATTTCCCCAATAGGCGGGCCCAAAGCTTCAAGTACAAGAGCCGCACCCCTCATTCAGAAAGGCCCGGTAATGACCATGACTGGGGAAAGCAGGATCACGCAGTGTCTGAACAAAGAGGCCAGTCTTCTGACCCCTCAGACAAACTCCTCAACTCCCAGCGGGCAACAAAGGAGGCTGTTGCAGAGCTCTGCTGGCTGGCAGCAGAGCACCACCAGTTGCTGGCAGATCTCTTATCCCTGTGTAGAGATTGCACCATCAAAGTCAGCATGGGTAACCAGGATGGAAAACTTCAGGAATACATTGAGGGTCAGGAAGTTCATCTTGGAGGTCAGGTCATCAGCAGTGGTAACTATCCTCTCTCAGTTTCTCCAGAGCATAAGAAAGGTACGTCTAAGAGCAAAAAGCTAAAGAAGCTGGGAGCTCAAAAGGTTGACAGTTCTGAAGGTTTTCTGCATAATAAGATGATAAAGAAAGTTTTGTATGGGACTTCATCTGCTGAGCCTCCAGTTCAGAACTGTATGTCCACATCTACAGCTTCAGTAGAGGACCAGACCCCAGTTCCCCGagcctctgtctctgtctctgaatGTCCTGTCACTGGCTCTTATGTCAGTGGAGACAGCAATCCCATCCTGCCAATGGAAGAACCCTTCCAAATCACTCGTGATGGCTGGGACTTTATTGCAGACAAACGGACATTTGACCCCGACGTGGATTTCTGCAGTGGTTTCTCAGAGTGTGAGGGTGAGCTTGGTTATGAGTCATTCTCCTGCAGTCTGATGGAAGGTCTAACCCGACGGGAAAGTGGGAGCAACCTTCGGCCAATAAAAAGGTTTGATCCTCCTGTTGAGTCGTTATCTGAGAAGGCTTCTTCAGTCAAGACTGCTCAGCAGCTCTTTGACGAAATCAGCCAAAGGAATGCAGGAGTGAGGGTAGTGGCCAAAGTGCAGGATGTGGAGGGGAGAGTGCAACATGTAAACCATTCAAGCCCAGACAGGTCAAGGCCCACCATGCCACATCCAGGGACAATTAGTTGCTACCAGGATTATAGAGAGTGGAGAGGCCCCAACAGGGACCACCTGCTGGGAGTCAGTAGTGAAAACACAGGTAACAAGCTCTCTGAGGGGCTACAGCTGCCCCTGTCCAATACTATCAATCCTTCAGCGTTAGCCAAATCCCACATAAGGAGCCCCACTTCACCTTCTCTTGCTGGGGTTTTCAATTCATCCTTCCCTGCTTCAAACAGCCTCCAGAGCATGTCGCCGATCCTGTCCCCTCTGTCCTCCAAGCAGGCAAGCCCACAGCTCAACCACCGCATCGTATTGCTATCAGATAAGGATGTAGACCCCGGTAGAGACAGCTCCAGTAACACAGATGAGCCCAGAATCTTCACAGAGGTCATGGACAAGAACGGCAACAAGCGTACAGTCACTAGCTTGGATCTGAAACTCAGCAGTAGGTGTCTGAGCAACTCCAAATGGACTTCTTCCAGCAACTCAACAACAACAG AGGATTCCCTCTTGCGTCAGGATGATATTTGGGTGCTGGATGGTGATGACCCTCAGGAGCCCCTTTCTTCTGTTCAACGCCCCGATCACTTGGACTTTCTACGAATCACACCACCCGAGGATGACATCATCGGGGAAACACCCTACTATCCCAAGCTGGAGTGCACG ACAGAGGTCACATCACCAGCAGACAGTGAGGACCGGACTCCAGGGCGTCTGCAGGCTGTGTGGCCCCCACCCAAACCTAAAGATGAGGAAGAGAAGGTGGGGCTCAAGTACACGGAGGCAG AGCACCAGGCTGCCCTCTTGCAGCTCAAGAGGGAGTGCAAGGAAGAGCTGGAAAGGATGCAT GCTGACTTTGAGCTTCGAATCTTCCAACTGCGAGGGGAGCATGCTGTGTCAGTGTCTAAGTTAGAAGAAACCATTGCTAAGTTGCAAAGCAACAGGTCATATAATGCAGGTCAGGGGTGTGCTGAGGTTCGCCATGCTGCTGTATCCACTGCAGATGATCCACTACCCAAGACCAGCCGCACTGTGAGCGTCCAGACCGATAGGGAAACCTTCATCAAAACAGCAGAAGGCAACGGCTGTGGGCTGGCTCAAAGCCCCGGCCAGAATATACCGAAAAAACTCAACTTAGACTCTATTGGACTGAATCTAAAAAGTGAAGAATCTCCAGGGCCTTGTGGaccacccccaccacctcctcctccactacCTGGTCTTCTGGGaccgccaccaccaccaccccctcctcctcccccgtTGCCTGGCTGCGTTGGtgcaccacctccacctccaccacctctgATCCCTGGAGGTGGCCCGccacccccaccacctccccctccccctcctggCCTACCTGGAGGTGggccacctcctccacctcctcctccaggcTCTGGCCCACCACCTCCCCCACCTATGGGAGGCTTTGGTTTTGGCCAGAAATTGGACAAGGCCCCAAGGAAGCCTGCCATTGAGCCAGCCTGTCCCATGAAGCCTCTGTACTGGAACAGGATACAGATACAGGACAATAA CAACAACACACTGTGGGGTTCTCTGGAGGAACCAAACATTATCAACACCAATGAGTTTGAGGATCTTTTCTCTAAGGCCACCATACAACCGAAAAAGAAGCCCCTGTTGGAAACCTACGAGAAGAAAGCCAAAGCAAAGAAG ATTATCAAGCTCCTGGATGGGAAGCGTTCACAAGCTGTTGGTATTCTCTTATCAAGTCTGCATCTGGAGATGAAGGATATTCAGCAAG CTGTTCTCACTGTGGACAACTCTGTGGTTGATTTGGAGACAATTGAGGctttatatgaaaat AGGGCCACCAGCGATGAAATGGACAAGATAATGAAACATTATGAAAGTTCAAAAGAAGATGAAGTCAAACTGCTGGACAAACCTGAGca GTTTCTCTATGAGCTCTCCCAGATTCCTGACTTTGCAGGCCGGGCCCACTGCATCATCTTCCGGACAGTGTTTCTTGATACCATCTCCTCCATCCGTCGCAAGGTGCAGATTATCTCAAATGTCTGCAAA gagtTGCTAGAGTGCTCAAAATTGCGGGATGTGATAGGTCTTGTTCTGGCATTTGGGAATTATATGAATGGGGGGAATAGGACTCGAGGACAGGCTGATGGCTTTGGACTGGAAATCCTTCCAAAACTAAAGGATGTCAAGAGCAGG gacAATTGTATGAATCTGGTGGATTATGTGGTTTTATACTACCTGCGTAATTTTGATAAG CATGCTGGGACAGATAAGAGTGTGTTCCCTCTGCCCGAGCCACAGGATTTCTTCCAGGCCTCTCAGGTTAAGTTTGAAGACCTCAACAAGGACATCCGGAAGCTAAAGAAAGACCTGAGTG CTTGTGAGAAGGATGTGCAGAAGGTGTGTGCAAACTCATCAGAGGAACACCTCCAGCCCTTTAAAGAGAAGATGGAGACATTTGTCTCTTCTG
- the LOC137101146 gene encoding formin-like isoform X3, with the protein MDCAGFGLNELGKKPIFSNFFTQDRSASSDVEPAVLTSFKGLPDGENTLPEDGQASVELQETFNDNGELPKAAAGDSVDSQVVQVTKVETCSDTEDEEASHSSASLSEKLTKDRKPILPEEDNNMMERDDAGELRDDTEKAAEYKVPVFRTHKFTEKSRIEAILYSSRFLSRARSEKVVVSSVIKPGDGSTLKGSISTSSVVAESLDGGYSSSKNVATDESDEYAGIDCSQPVPSIISACDYKSTTASLVKQVVDLENTQKQETHGQRAEEGSEELQSSQVSLSSSVPSSPKTPKVSVQTSSTPKEESDSAGFKKPLSPLHAPKKPSGIIQPCVSPPQCTTASKKPDTITPPPASSVTTSSSSSPSRDTAHSSPSSFQMPALFSGLRVLKKGAVGEERETVSEIKQREKDADLALLSLKKTVNKAKLFPEQKTATPGKKHTEPKAIVETKSNVIGKLSQLLNLENEAEVIKSDDGQDADTQNNKKESENRDITGETTPSPETPISTLERKKTSELAYETFKTVFGAKSFKKEKIEDVDLEMVKKKIKNDKENLKSIFERASKSPGKDVKSPTEPNTEVTSPADSEDRTPGRLQAVWPPPKPKDEEEKVGLKYTEAEHQAALLQLKRECKEELERMHADFELRIFQLRGEHAVSVSKLEETIAKLQSNRSYNAGQGCAEVRHAAVSTADDPLPKTSRTVSVQTDRETFIKTAEGNGCGLAQSPGQNIPKKLNLDSIGLNLKSEESPGPCGPPPPPPPPLPGLLGPPPPPPPPPPPLPGCVGAPPPPPPPLIPGGGPPPPPPPPPPPGLPGGGPPPPPPPPGSGPPPPPPMGGFGFGQKLDKAPRKPAIEPACPMKPLYWNRIQIQDNNNNTLWGSLEEPNIINTNEFEDLFSKATIQPKKKPLLETYEKKAKAKKIIKLLDGKRSQAVGILLSSLHLEMKDIQQAVLTVDNSVVDLETIEALYENRATSDEMDKIMKHYESSKEDEVKLLDKPEQFLYELSQIPDFAGRAHCIIFRTVFLDTISSIRRKVQIISNVCKELLECSKLRDVIGLVLAFGNYMNGGNRTRGQADGFGLEILPKLKDVKSRDNCMNLVDYVVLYYLRNFDKHAGTDKSVFPLPEPQDFFQASQVKFEDLNKDIRKLKKDLSACEKDVQKVCANSSEEHLQPFKEKMETFVSSAQKDHSAEEDLLNATQKSFQDMVNYFGVKPKPGEKEVGPSYVFMLWYEFCNDFKNAWIRQSKNISKEKLKEAQENIKKITAEKRVDTKKINANSLKERLRQKEASVSSS; encoded by the exons ATGGACTGTGCAGGTTTTGGATTAAATGAACTGGGGAAGAAGCCTATCTTCAGCAATTTCTTCACCCAGGATCGGTCTGCCTCTTCAGATGTAGAGCCTGCTGTGCTCACGTCTTTCAAGGGCCTGCCAGATGGCGAGAATACTCTTCCTGAAGATGGTCAAGCTAGTGTTGAATTGCAGGAAACTTTCAATGATAATGGAGAACTACCTAAAGCAGCAGCTGGAGACTCAGTTGACTCACAGGTGGTCCAGGTCACAAAGGTGGAAACATGCAGTGACACAGAGGATGAGGAAGCTTCTCACAGCAGCGCAAGTCTATCTGAGAAGCTCACCAAGGACAGGAAGCCCATCTTACCTGAGGAGGACAACAATATGATGGAGCGTGATGATGCAGGCGAGCTAAGAGATGACACAGAAAAAGCGGCAGAGTACAAAGTGCCTGTGTTTAGAACACACAAATTTACAGAGAAATCCCGCATAGAAGCAATTCTATATTCAAGCAGATTTTTAAGCAGAGCTAGATCTGAGAAAGTTGTGGTGTCTTCAGTTATTAAACCAGGAGATGGCAGCACTCTGAAGGGGAGCATCAGCACATCATCTGTGGTTGCAGAATCATTGGATGGAGGATACAGTAGCAGTAAAAATGTAGCCACAGATGAGAGTGATGAGTATGCTGGCATAGATTGTTCTCAGCCTGTTCCCTCCATTATCTCTGCATGTGATTATAAGTCTACCACAGCGTCTCTAGTGAAGCAGGTAGTGGACTTAGAGAACACACAAAAGCAGGAGACACATGGGCAAAGGGCCGAGGAGGGGAGTGAGGAACTTCAGTCCAGTCAGGTGTCCTTGTCCTCATCTGTTCCCTCCAGCCCCAAGACTCCTAAAGTGTCAGTCCAGACATCTTCCACTCCAAAGGAGGAGTCAGACTCTGCAGGTTTTAAGAAACCATTGTCACCATTACATGCACCTAAGAAGCCCTCAGGTATCATTCAGCCATGCGTCAGTCCTCCACAGTGCACAACTGCTTCAAAAAAACCTGATACAATAACACCACCTCCAGCATCATCTGTaaccacctcctcttcctcatccccATCGAGGGACACAGCACACTCTTCGCCCTCTTCCTTCCAGATGCCCGCTCTCTTCAGTGGTTTACGGGTGTTGAAGAAAGGAGCAGTGGGTGAAGAAAGGGAGACTGTGTCAGAGAtcaagcagagagagaaggatgCTGACCTGGCTTTGCTCAGCCTAAAGAAGACAGTGAACAAAGCCAAGCTCTTTCCTGAGCAAAAGACAGCCACTCCAGGCAAAAAACATACAGAGCCTAAAGCCATTGTGGAAACTAAAAGCAATGTAATAGGAAAGCTCAGTCAGCTgcttaatttagaaaatgaagcGGAGGTTATAAAGTCAGATGATGGACAGGATGCTGatacacaaaacaacaagaaagagTCTGAAAACAGAGACATTACCGGAGAGACAACTCCAAGCCCAGAAACTCCTATATCCACacttgaaagaaagaaaacctcaGAATTGGCCTATGAAACTTTCAAGACCGTTTTTGGGGCcaagagttttaaaaaagaaaaaatagaggaTGTGGATCTGGAgatggtaaaaaagaaaataaaaaatgacaaggaAAATTTGAAGTCAATTTTTGAAAGAGCCTCCAAGTCTCCTGGCAAAGATGTAAAAAGTCCCACGGAGCCCAAT ACAGAGGTCACATCACCAGCAGACAGTGAGGACCGGACTCCAGGGCGTCTGCAGGCTGTGTGGCCCCCACCCAAACCTAAAGATGAGGAAGAGAAGGTGGGGCTCAAGTACACGGAGGCAG AGCACCAGGCTGCCCTCTTGCAGCTCAAGAGGGAGTGCAAGGAAGAGCTGGAAAGGATGCAT GCTGACTTTGAGCTTCGAATCTTCCAACTGCGAGGGGAGCATGCTGTGTCAGTGTCTAAGTTAGAAGAAACCATTGCTAAGTTGCAAAGCAACAGGTCATATAATGCAGGTCAGGGGTGTGCTGAGGTTCGCCATGCTGCTGTATCCACTGCAGATGATCCACTACCCAAGACCAGCCGCACTGTGAGCGTCCAGACCGATAGGGAAACCTTCATCAAAACAGCAGAAGGCAACGGCTGTGGGCTGGCTCAAAGCCCCGGCCAGAATATACCGAAAAAACTCAACTTAGACTCTATTGGACTGAATCTAAAAAGTGAAGAATCTCCAGGGCCTTGTGGaccacccccaccacctcctcctccactacCTGGTCTTCTGGGaccgccaccaccaccaccccctcctcctcccccgtTGCCTGGCTGCGTTGGtgcaccacctccacctccaccacctctgATCCCTGGAGGTGGCCCGccacccccaccacctccccctccccctcctggCCTACCTGGAGGTGggccacctcctccacctcctcctccaggcTCTGGCCCACCACCTCCCCCACCTATGGGAGGCTTTGGTTTTGGCCAGAAATTGGACAAGGCCCCAAGGAAGCCTGCCATTGAGCCAGCCTGTCCCATGAAGCCTCTGTACTGGAACAGGATACAGATACAGGACAATAA CAACAACACACTGTGGGGTTCTCTGGAGGAACCAAACATTATCAACACCAATGAGTTTGAGGATCTTTTCTCTAAGGCCACCATACAACCGAAAAAGAAGCCCCTGTTGGAAACCTACGAGAAGAAAGCCAAAGCAAAGAAG ATTATCAAGCTCCTGGATGGGAAGCGTTCACAAGCTGTTGGTATTCTCTTATCAAGTCTGCATCTGGAGATGAAGGATATTCAGCAAG CTGTTCTCACTGTGGACAACTCTGTGGTTGATTTGGAGACAATTGAGGctttatatgaaaat AGGGCCACCAGCGATGAAATGGACAAGATAATGAAACATTATGAAAGTTCAAAAGAAGATGAAGTCAAACTGCTGGACAAACCTGAGca GTTTCTCTATGAGCTCTCCCAGATTCCTGACTTTGCAGGCCGGGCCCACTGCATCATCTTCCGGACAGTGTTTCTTGATACCATCTCCTCCATCCGTCGCAAGGTGCAGATTATCTCAAATGTCTGCAAA gagtTGCTAGAGTGCTCAAAATTGCGGGATGTGATAGGTCTTGTTCTGGCATTTGGGAATTATATGAATGGGGGGAATAGGACTCGAGGACAGGCTGATGGCTTTGGACTGGAAATCCTTCCAAAACTAAAGGATGTCAAGAGCAGG gacAATTGTATGAATCTGGTGGATTATGTGGTTTTATACTACCTGCGTAATTTTGATAAG CATGCTGGGACAGATAAGAGTGTGTTCCCTCTGCCCGAGCCACAGGATTTCTTCCAGGCCTCTCAGGTTAAGTTTGAAGACCTCAACAAGGACATCCGGAAGCTAAAGAAAGACCTGAGTG CTTGTGAGAAGGATGTGCAGAAGGTGTGTGCAAACTCATCAGAGGAACACCTCCAGCCCTTTAAAGAGAAGATGGAGACATTTGTCTCTTCTG